In the genome of Candidatus Afararchaeum irisae, one region contains:
- a CDS encoding metal-sulfur cluster assembly factor yields MSEAESGDDSEAESEVTEDEVLDALREVHDPEIPVNVVDLGLIYEMDIDDGQIDIDMTLTSMGCPTADAIVRDVELTAEQVDGVEDVDVELVWQPPWSPEKVSDDGKKQLRAMGINV; encoded by the coding sequence ATGTCCGAAGCTGAATCCGGAGACGATTCCGAAGCCGAGTCCGAGGTCACTGAGGACGAGGTACTCGACGCTCTCAGAGAGGTACACGACCCCGAGATACCCGTAAACGTCGTCGATCTAGGTCTGATATACGAGATGGATATAGACGACGGACAGATAGACATAGACATGACTCTCACAAGCATGGGCTGTCCGACTGCCGACGCGATTGTGCGTGACGTAGAGCTTACAGCCGAACAGGTCGACGGCGTCGAAGACGTAGACGTCGAACTCGTCTGGCAGCCTCCTTGGTCGCCCGAGAAGGTCTCCGACGACGGGAAGAAACAGCTCAGAGCGATGGGTATCAACGTATAG
- the argF gene encoding ornithine carbamoyltransferase, whose translation MSTSSSDLSSSLSDFIGLDSVSRHTLRHLLDEARRMKSQYEEMDGHPHPPLGDRTLGMVFQKPSTRTRVSFETGMTQLGGHAVYLSENDIQLRRGETVADTARALSGYVDGIMARVHDHGDVLELAEHADVPVINGLSDYNHPCQALADFFTIQEVKGDLDEVDIAWVGDGNNVCHSLLHASSKLGSNIRVATPEGLEPDSETVENSRSFAEESGSEVLLTHDPSEAVNDADVIYTDAWVSMGDDNREEKLEKFDGFQVNSDLLGDADDSYVFMHCLPAHRGEEVTDEVMDGDHSVIWRQAENRMHVQKSVLKRLLLKQKG comes from the coding sequence ATGTCGACGTCATCTTCGGACTTGAGTTCGAGCCTGAGTGATTTCATAGGACTTGACTCAGTCTCACGCCACACGTTAAGACATCTCCTCGACGAAGCCCGACGTATGAAGAGTCAGTACGAGGAGATGGACGGACATCCCCATCCTCCTCTCGGCGACAGAACACTCGGGATGGTATTCCAGAAGCCCTCAACGAGAACACGTGTCTCGTTCGAGACGGGAATGACACAGCTAGGCGGACACGCCGTGTACCTCTCGGAGAACGACATACAGCTCAGACGTGGTGAGACCGTAGCCGACACTGCGCGCGCCCTCTCGGGATACGTAGACGGCATAATGGCACGTGTACACGACCACGGCGACGTCCTCGAACTCGCCGAACACGCCGACGTTCCCGTAATAAACGGTCTGAGCGACTACAACCATCCTTGCCAGGCACTCGCCGACTTCTTCACTATACAGGAGGTGAAAGGAGACTTAGACGAAGTCGATATAGCCTGGGTAGGCGACGGTAACAACGTCTGTCACTCACTTCTCCACGCGTCTTCGAAGCTCGGTTCCAACATCAGAGTCGCTACGCCAGAGGGGCTCGAACCCGACTCGGAGACTGTAGAGAACTCGCGATCTTTCGCAGAGGAGTCCGGGAGCGAGGTTCTCCTAACTCACGACCCATCTGAAGCTGTAAACGACGCCGACGTGATCTACACAGACGCGTGGGTCAGCATGGGAGACGACAACCGCGAGGAGAAGCTGGAGAAGTTCGACGGCTTCCAGGTGAACTCGGATCTACTCGGAGACGCCGACGACAGCTACGTCTTCATGCACTGTCTTCCCGCACACAGAGGAGAGGAGGTCACAGACGAGGTCATGGACGGCGACCACTCCGTGATATGGAGACAGGCAGAGAACAGGATGCACGTGCAGAAGTCGGTTCTCAAGAGACTCCTTCTCAAACAGAAGGGTTAA